From a single Bacillus sp. 2205SS5-2 genomic region:
- a CDS encoding carbamoyl phosphate synthase small subunit, with amino-acid sequence MKRQLLLEDGTTFIGEGFGGDCESVGEVVFNTGMTGYQEILSDLSYCDQIITFTYPLIGNYGINRDDFESFHPAIKGVVVREKMDDPSNWRSEESLHHLLKQKNIPGISGIDTRMLTRKIRQQGTIKGLICSAEVDRVSLLEKLRATTLPRDQVKRVSTRTSYASPGRGKRVVLVDFGMKHGILRELNKRNCDVIVVPYNTTAEVITALKPDGVMLSNGPGDPKDVPEAIEMIEKIMGKVPLFGICLGHQLFALANGADTFKMTFGHRGSNHPVKELSNGKVAITSQNHGYAVKKESLSNTLLEVTHLALNDGTVEGLRHKDAQAFTVQYHPEASPGPEDANKLFDDFIHLMEQVRKETQHA; translated from the coding sequence ATGAAACGACAGTTACTTTTAGAAGATGGAACTACTTTTATAGGAGAAGGATTTGGAGGAGATTGTGAATCGGTAGGTGAAGTGGTCTTTAATACGGGGATGACGGGCTATCAAGAGATATTATCCGATCTATCGTATTGTGATCAAATCATTACGTTTACCTACCCTTTAATTGGAAATTATGGAATCAACCGAGATGACTTCGAAAGTTTTCATCCAGCCATTAAAGGAGTTGTCGTTCGTGAAAAGATGGATGATCCGTCAAATTGGCGAAGTGAAGAGAGTTTACATCATCTTCTTAAGCAAAAAAACATCCCAGGAATTTCTGGAATTGACACGAGAATGCTAACGAGAAAAATTCGGCAACAAGGTACAATCAAAGGCCTAATCTGTTCTGCTGAGGTAGACAGGGTAAGCTTATTAGAAAAGCTCCGAGCCACTACTCTCCCTAGAGACCAGGTGAAAAGAGTATCTACTAGAACTTCTTACGCTAGTCCAGGAAGAGGGAAGAGAGTGGTGTTAGTGGATTTTGGAATGAAGCACGGCATATTAAGAGAATTGAATAAACGAAACTGTGATGTCATAGTGGTGCCGTATAATACAACAGCGGAGGTGATCACAGCATTAAAGCCAGATGGTGTGATGCTATCAAATGGTCCGGGAGACCCAAAAGATGTTCCAGAAGCGATTGAGATGATTGAGAAAATTATGGGGAAAGTACCTCTGTTCGGTATTTGTTTAGGGCACCAGTTGTTTGCTCTTGCAAACGGTGCAGACACGTTTAAGATGACTTTCGGGCACCGAGGATCGAATCACCCTGTCAAAGAATTATCAAATGGAAAAGTGGCCATTACTTCACAAAACCATGGATACGCTGTCAAAAAAGAATCGTTATCCAACACACTTCTAGAAGTGACGCATCTGGCACTCAATGATGGAACCGTGGAAGGACTTAGACATAAAGATGCACAAGCATTTACTGTGCAGTATCACCCTGAAGCTTCGCCCGGTCCAGAAGATGCGAATAAATTATTTGATGACTTTATCCACCTAATGGAGCAAGTAAGAAAGGAGACTCAACATGCCTAA
- the carB gene encoding carbamoyl-phosphate synthase large subunit, giving the protein MPKRTDIQTILVIGSGPIIIGQAAEFDYAGTQACIALREEGYRVILVNSNPATIMTDAEMADKVYIEPLTLEFVSRIIRKERPDAILPTLGGQTGLNLAVELAQAGVLEECSVEILGTKLTAIQQAEDRDLFRQLMNELGEPVPDSEIVHNLDEALAFVSQIGFPVIVRPAYTLGGTGGGICHHENELIDIISSGLKYSPVSQCLVEKSIAGYKEIEYEVMRDGSDHSIVVCNMENVDPVGIHTGDSIVVAPSQTLSDREYQMLRNTSLKIIRALGIEGGCNVQLALDPHSYQYYIIEVNPRVSRSSALASKATGYPIAKLAAKIAIGLTLDEMENPVTGKTYACFEPALDYVVTKVPRWPFDKFESAQRHLGTQMKATGEVMAIGRSFEESLLKAIRSLESNVYHLELEKAHEFEDALIKKRIRKAGDERLFYIGEALRRGKTIEEVHDWSQIDLFFLRKLKGIIDFEDKISKNVFSRDTAYEAKRLGFSDKTIASLWQVTENDVCAWRKQQDIVPVFKMVDTCAAEFESETPYFYGTYEQENESIVTNKESVIVLGSGPIRIGQGIEFDYATVHSVWAIKEAGYEAIIINNNPETVSTDFSISDKLYFEPLTIEDVMHIVDLEKPKGVVVQFGGQTAINLAEELVRNGVKILGTALEDLDAAENRDIFEQTLGHLNIPQPEGKTAFSVNEAIIIANKIGYPVLVRPSYVLGGRAMEIVYQEEDLFQYMTHAVQVNPKHPVLIDRYLMGKEIEVDAISDGETVVIPGIMEHIERAGVHSGDSIAVYPPQKLTVQQKEQIVQYTTKIAKGLNIIGLLNIQYVISKNEVYVLEVNPRSSRTVPFLSKITGVPMANIATKVILGERLLEMGYTSGLIEEKTGVYVKVPVFSFAKLRRVDITLGPEMKSTGEVMGRDATLEKALYKGMVAAGMEIKTHGAVLLTVADKDKDEAIGLARRSMNIGYQILATKGTASYLQQENIAVKEVDKIGASGPTLLDVIQSGQTQLVINTLTKGKQPARDGFRIRRESVENGIPCLTSLDTAEAILQVIESITFAADPLALTDRTKVVLT; this is encoded by the coding sequence ATGCCTAAACGAACAGACATTCAAACGATTTTAGTAATAGGTTCTGGTCCCATTATCATAGGTCAGGCAGCTGAGTTTGATTATGCGGGAACTCAAGCTTGTATTGCCTTAAGAGAAGAAGGATATCGCGTGATTCTAGTGAACTCAAACCCTGCAACGATCATGACAGATGCTGAAATGGCAGACAAAGTTTATATTGAACCCTTAACCCTAGAGTTTGTGAGTAGGATCATTCGAAAAGAGCGACCTGATGCCATTCTCCCAACTCTTGGTGGTCAAACGGGACTCAATCTAGCTGTGGAGCTTGCTCAAGCAGGCGTGCTCGAAGAATGTTCAGTGGAAATTCTCGGAACGAAGCTGACAGCAATTCAACAAGCTGAAGATCGTGACCTCTTTCGGCAATTAATGAATGAGTTAGGTGAACCCGTTCCAGATAGTGAAATTGTTCATAATTTAGATGAAGCTTTGGCATTTGTTTCGCAGATAGGATTTCCTGTTATTGTGAGACCTGCCTACACACTAGGCGGTACGGGAGGAGGCATCTGTCATCATGAAAATGAGCTCATTGACATCATATCTTCTGGCTTAAAATATAGCCCCGTTTCACAATGTTTAGTTGAAAAGAGCATTGCTGGATATAAAGAAATTGAATACGAAGTGATGAGAGATGGAAGTGATCATTCCATTGTAGTTTGTAATATGGAAAACGTTGATCCGGTGGGCATACATACCGGTGACTCGATTGTCGTTGCCCCGTCTCAAACGCTCTCTGATCGAGAATATCAAATGTTAAGAAACACTTCGTTAAAAATTATTCGTGCACTCGGCATTGAAGGGGGCTGCAATGTACAGCTGGCACTGGACCCGCATTCCTACCAATACTACATTATTGAAGTGAACCCACGCGTAAGTAGGTCCTCAGCACTAGCCTCTAAGGCGACGGGGTATCCAATAGCTAAATTAGCAGCAAAGATTGCGATCGGGCTAACATTAGATGAAATGGAAAACCCGGTAACAGGTAAAACGTATGCTTGTTTTGAACCAGCTTTGGATTATGTTGTCACAAAGGTTCCGCGTTGGCCCTTTGATAAATTTGAATCGGCTCAACGTCATTTAGGGACACAAATGAAAGCAACAGGAGAAGTAATGGCGATTGGTCGATCATTTGAAGAATCATTGCTCAAAGCGATTCGCTCACTCGAAAGCAATGTTTATCATTTAGAACTAGAAAAGGCTCATGAATTTGAAGATGCACTAATTAAAAAGCGGATTCGTAAAGCGGGAGATGAACGATTGTTCTATATTGGCGAAGCGTTAAGAAGAGGAAAAACGATCGAAGAGGTTCACGATTGGAGTCAGATTGATTTGTTCTTTTTACGGAAACTGAAGGGGATTATTGATTTTGAGGACAAGATTAGTAAAAACGTCTTCTCTCGTGACACTGCCTACGAAGCAAAGCGATTAGGTTTTTCTGATAAAACGATTGCCTCACTTTGGCAAGTCACAGAGAATGATGTTTGCGCTTGGCGAAAGCAACAAGATATCGTTCCTGTTTTTAAAATGGTCGATACGTGTGCAGCCGAATTTGAGTCCGAAACCCCTTATTTCTACGGAACTTACGAACAAGAGAATGAATCGATCGTCACGAACAAAGAAAGCGTCATAGTGCTAGGGTCCGGACCCATTCGAATTGGTCAAGGAATTGAATTTGACTATGCTACGGTACATTCAGTATGGGCAATCAAAGAGGCAGGGTATGAGGCTATCATCATAAATAATAATCCCGAGACGGTTTCAACGGACTTTAGTATTTCTGACAAATTATATTTTGAGCCCTTAACGATCGAAGATGTAATGCATATTGTCGATCTTGAAAAACCCAAAGGGGTAGTGGTTCAATTTGGTGGACAAACTGCGATCAATTTAGCGGAAGAATTAGTCCGAAATGGAGTCAAAATATTAGGCACTGCACTTGAGGATTTAGATGCTGCAGAGAACAGAGATATTTTTGAACAAACACTAGGTCACTTAAATATCCCTCAACCAGAAGGGAAGACGGCATTTTCCGTAAATGAAGCTATTATCATTGCAAATAAAATCGGCTATCCTGTGCTCGTGAGGCCTTCTTATGTGCTAGGTGGAAGAGCGATGGAGATTGTGTATCAAGAAGAAGATCTTTTTCAATACATGACCCATGCCGTCCAAGTGAATCCCAAGCATCCCGTGCTAATTGACCGGTATTTGATGGGGAAAGAAATTGAAGTAGATGCCATTTCAGATGGAGAAACAGTCGTCATTCCAGGTATCATGGAGCATATTGAGCGGGCAGGTGTTCACTCAGGAGATTCCATTGCGGTGTATCCGCCCCAAAAATTGACGGTTCAACAGAAGGAACAAATAGTTCAATATACGACAAAGATCGCCAAGGGTTTAAACATTATCGGCCTATTAAACATCCAATATGTGATTTCAAAAAATGAGGTGTACGTGTTAGAAGTCAATCCACGTTCATCTCGAACGGTTCCCTTTTTAAGTAAAATAACAGGAGTACCAATGGCGAATATCGCCACCAAAGTCATTCTAGGAGAACGTCTTCTCGAGATGGGGTATACCTCAGGGCTTATTGAAGAAAAAACGGGTGTGTATGTTAAAGTGCCTGTGTTTTCATTCGCCAAATTACGAAGAGTAGACATCACTTTAGGTCCAGAAATGAAATCGACAGGTGAAGTCATGGGAAGAGATGCGACTTTAGAGAAAGCCCTATATAAAGGCATGGTAGCCGCCGGAATGGAAATTAAAACCCACGGAGCTGTTTTATTGACGGTCGCTGATAAAGATAAAGATGAAGCGATCGGTCTTGCTAGGCGTTCTATGAATATCGGGTATCAAATTCTAGCAACCAAGGGGACCGCAAGCTATCTCCAACAAGAAAATATCGCAGTGAAAGAAGTCGACAAAATCGGGGCAAGTGGTCCTACGTTATTAGATGTGATACAAAGTGGTCAAACGCAACTCGTCATCAATACTTTAACCAAAGGGAAGCAGCCTGCTCGAGATGGATTTCGCATTCGGAGAGAGTCAGTGGAAAACGGAATCCCTTGCCTCACTTCGCTAGATACTGCTGAAGCAATTTTGCAAGTGATTGAATCTATTACCTTTGCAGCGGATCCATTAGCTCTTACGGATCGAACCAAGGTGGTGTTGACGTGA
- a CDS encoding dihydroorotate dehydrogenase electron transfer subunit gives MIRKEWMTIIHHGEIALNIFELVLEGELVQEIAQPGQFVHVKVGDIEPLLRRPISIAAVDYMKKQCTLIYRADGRGTTLLSLKKPGETIDILGPLGNGFPVGASGLGKTALLVGGGVGVPPLYELSKQLVNKGYHVIHVLGFQGKEVAFYMKEFSLLGPTYVATIDGSLGLQGFVTDCIREMKLDFDEFYACGPQLMLKAMEAEWGDKKGFLSLEERMGCGVGACFACVCHLQQDPEGKSYVKVCSDGPVFSVGEVVL, from the coding sequence GTGATTAGAAAAGAATGGATGACCATCATACATCATGGTGAAATTGCGCTGAATATTTTTGAATTGGTTCTTGAAGGTGAACTCGTCCAAGAAATCGCTCAACCAGGTCAATTTGTTCATGTGAAGGTGGGAGATATTGAGCCACTTTTAAGGCGGCCCATCAGCATCGCAGCCGTTGACTACATGAAAAAGCAATGTACGCTCATTTACCGGGCGGATGGAAGAGGAACAACTCTTCTTTCCTTGAAAAAACCAGGAGAAACGATTGATATTCTTGGTCCTCTAGGAAATGGATTTCCAGTAGGTGCGAGTGGATTGGGAAAAACTGCCCTACTTGTGGGCGGGGGGGTTGGGGTGCCGCCCCTCTATGAACTCTCAAAACAGCTTGTCAATAAAGGATATCATGTGATTCACGTGCTTGGTTTTCAAGGTAAAGAAGTTGCTTTTTATATGAAAGAATTCTCTTTATTAGGACCTACCTATGTTGCTACAATTGATGGAAGTCTCGGCCTTCAAGGATTTGTAACGGATTGCATTCGGGAGATGAAGCTTGATTTTGATGAATTTTATGCGTGCGGCCCTCAATTGATGTTGAAAGCAATGGAAGCAGAGTGGGGAGATAAAAAAGGTTTTCTATCTTTAGAAGAAAGAATGGGTTGCGGAGTAGGAGCTTGTTTTGCCTGCGTATGCCATCTTCAGCAAGATCCAGAGGGTAAAAGTTATGTGAAAGTGTGTAGTGATGGACCGGTCTTTTCGGTCGGGGAGGTAGTGCTATGA
- a CDS encoding dihydroorotate dehydrogenase, whose product MTLGVDLPGLSLKNPIMPASGCFGFGREYSQFYDLSSLGALMIKATTEEARFGNPTPRVAETASGMLNAIGLQNPGLDHVITHELQWLKQYDVPIIANIAGSSTEEYVSVANAISSVTNVHALELNISCPNVKTGGIAFGTDPTVAKELTKAVKAVSSVPVYVKLSPNVSSIVDMAKAVEEGGADGLSMINTLIGMRLDPLSGKPIIANGTGGLSGPAIKPVAIRMVYEVSQSVSIPIIGMGGIQNAEDVIDFISAGASAVAVGTANFVDPFVCPTIIEELPALLASLGVDHVLDLKGRSWNNESRAYHRA is encoded by the coding sequence ATGACATTAGGTGTAGATTTACCCGGTTTAAGTTTAAAGAATCCAATCATGCCTGCATCAGGATGTTTTGGGTTTGGACGAGAATACAGCCAGTTTTATGATTTAAGCAGCTTAGGGGCTTTAATGATCAAAGCAACGACCGAGGAAGCGAGATTTGGAAATCCAACTCCTCGTGTCGCAGAAACCGCCTCAGGTATGTTAAATGCGATTGGTCTTCAAAATCCCGGTTTAGATCATGTGATTACTCACGAGCTACAATGGCTAAAGCAGTATGACGTGCCAATTATCGCCAATATTGCAGGTTCATCCACTGAAGAATATGTAAGTGTAGCGAATGCGATTTCAAGTGTAACGAATGTTCATGCTCTAGAGTTAAATATTTCATGCCCAAATGTTAAAACAGGAGGGATTGCATTTGGAACCGACCCAACGGTTGCGAAAGAATTAACGAAAGCAGTGAAAGCTGTTTCGTCAGTTCCTGTGTATGTGAAACTCTCGCCGAATGTAAGTTCCATCGTTGATATGGCTAAAGCGGTGGAAGAGGGAGGGGCAGACGGGCTTTCGATGATCAATACATTGATTGGGATGAGATTGGATCCACTATCAGGAAAACCAATCATCGCTAACGGGACCGGCGGGTTATCAGGTCCTGCAATTAAACCAGTGGCCATCCGCATGGTTTATGAAGTGAGTCAATCCGTTTCTATTCCTATCATCGGAATGGGGGGTATTCAAAATGCGGAGGATGTCATTGACTTTATCTCTGCAGGGGCAAGTGCGGTTGCTGTAGGAACGGCCAATTTCGTCGACCCGTTTGTGTGCCCAACCATCATTGAGGAATTACCAGCTCTCTTAGCTTCACTTGGGGTTGACCATGTTTTAGATTTAAAAGGAAGGAGTTGGAATAATGAATCGAGAGCTTATCATCGCGCTTGA
- the pyrF gene encoding orotidine-5'-phosphate decarboxylase, which produces MNRELIIALDFPNWEETDYFLQKFDRPLFVKVGLELYLQNGPRIIEELQKQDHKIFLDLKLHDIPNTVKKAMKGLARLGVQLVNVHAAGGREMMESALEGLDQGTDSSLQRPIIVAVTQLTSTSQQQMQSEQNIVCSLEDSVSHYANLAQYAGIDGVVCSSREVPLIQKNCRNNFLTITPGIRLRRDDLGDQVRIASPSEARKLGASSIVVGRSITNAHHPQAAFQEILEQWEGKGQ; this is translated from the coding sequence ATGAATCGAGAGCTTATCATCGCGCTTGATTTTCCAAATTGGGAAGAAACTGATTATTTTTTGCAAAAGTTTGATCGACCACTCTTTGTTAAAGTAGGGTTGGAATTATATTTGCAAAACGGGCCGAGGATCATTGAAGAGCTGCAAAAACAAGACCATAAAATCTTTTTAGATTTAAAGCTTCATGACATTCCGAATACAGTAAAAAAAGCGATGAAAGGATTAGCTCGGTTAGGGGTTCAACTGGTCAATGTACATGCTGCTGGTGGAAGGGAAATGATGGAGTCAGCACTGGAGGGATTAGATCAAGGAACAGATTCTTCGCTTCAACGGCCTATAATTGTGGCGGTCACACAGCTTACCTCAACATCCCAACAGCAAATGCAATCGGAACAAAACATCGTTTGTAGTTTGGAAGATTCGGTTTCGCATTATGCTAATCTTGCTCAATATGCCGGGATAGATGGAGTGGTTTGTTCCAGTCGTGAAGTTCCTCTTATCCAAAAAAATTGTAGAAATAACTTTTTAACTATTACCCCAGGTATACGCTTGCGGAGGGATGATTTGGGAGATCAGGTTCGGATTGCTTCCCCCTCTGAAGCTAGAAAGCTAGGAGCTAGTTCGATTGTGGTTGGGCGCAGTATAACAAATGCTCATCATCCGCAAGCTGCTTTTCAGGAAATATTGGAACAATGGGAGGGAAAAGGTCAATGA
- the pyrE gene encoding orotate phosphoribosyltransferase, which translates to MKRILAEKLLNIGAVSLRPNNPFVWSSGLKSPIYCDNRLTLSYPELRREIAKGLAELIDVHFPKTEVIAGTATAGIPHAAWVSDLLNRPMCYVRSQAKQHGKGKQIEGMVREGQKVVVVEDLISTGGSAVNAVQALREAGCEVVGVVAIFSYELTSGIENMKKHEICSYSLADFTSLIQVTREKNLITDVEEKTLAEWKDNPDQWKVPFE; encoded by the coding sequence ATGAAAAGAATTCTTGCAGAAAAATTATTAAATATCGGGGCGGTTTCCTTGCGCCCCAATAACCCGTTTGTGTGGTCTTCTGGTCTAAAATCTCCTATCTATTGTGACAACCGGTTAACCTTATCATACCCTGAATTACGCCGAGAGATTGCTAAAGGGCTTGCGGAACTTATTGACGTACATTTTCCTAAAACAGAAGTGATTGCAGGAACAGCAACTGCGGGTATTCCTCATGCAGCATGGGTCAGTGACCTACTTAATCGACCGATGTGTTACGTCCGTTCACAGGCTAAACAACATGGAAAAGGGAAACAAATCGAAGGAATGGTAAGGGAAGGACAAAAAGTAGTGGTGGTAGAAGACCTGATTTCAACTGGGGGAAGTGCTGTGAATGCGGTACAAGCCTTACGAGAAGCTGGTTGTGAGGTAGTGGGGGTTGTGGCCATTTTTTCATATGAACTAACAAGCGGCATAGAAAACATGAAAAAACATGAAATTTGTTCCTACTCATTGGCTGATTTTACCTCTTTAATCCAAGTTACACGCGAAAAAAACCTGATTACTGATGTGGAGGAAAAGACTTTAGCAGAATGGAAAGATAATCCTGATCAATGGAAAGTTCCTTTTGAATAG